The proteins below are encoded in one region of uncultured Methanobrevibacter sp.:
- a CDS encoding MoaD/ThiS family protein — translation MSFTLKYKDLNEKRELPNENYTIKDLLDDLDLSPQTIVSKQNGDLVIEDTVIEDNDEIQLVQIIYGG, via the coding sequence AATATAAAGATTTAAACGAAAAAAGGGAATTGCCAAATGAAAATTATACCATTAAGGATTTACTTGATGATTTAGATTTGTCTCCTCAGACAATAGTATCTAAACAGAATGGAGATTTGGTCATTGAGGATACTGTAATTGAAGATAATGATGAAATACAATTGGTTCAAATTATTTACGGTGGTTAG